The genomic DNA TTCCGGTTCCAAAACCGGCCAAATGCCGCGCTTGTTATTACTAGTTGAGCATAAAGAGGGACATTCCCACTTCGGTGAACTAGACAAGCGAATCAAGTTTGTCACTGATAAAGATGATGCTGCATTGCGGGATGTCAGTGATGGTAGACTTGAGGTAGATGCTTTGCGAGAATTATTACTGGCAAATAAAGATGAGATCTCCAGGATTAAAATTATAATAGACGACCGGGTAAATCTGACAATGGCCGGTAAAAAAGTAACCGTCGCCGAAGTCTTCGCCGAATTGCCATTTGAAACGATTAAGTATTAGAGGCGCTGGACGATGAAAATATTGGTCTTTGATATTTGGTCGGACTTTGGCCATTTTAGAAAGTATTATACTACATCATCTCCCTTGACTTTTTCGTTTCCGCCACCTCCAACCGTGGCTGGGATGTTAGGGGCTATCATCGGTAGTAATAAAGAAAGCTATCTGCGAGACTTTTCCTTGGATAATATGCGGTTAGGTATCCAGCTAATTAATCCAGTACGTAAAATCCGTCTTGGCATTAATCTGATTAATACTAAGGATAATTATTGGAAACCGGTTCATAAAAAAAAGCATGCACCACGAACCCCTATTAGAACTGAATTCTTGCACAATCCGGCTTTTCGGATTTACATCCATCACCAGGATGATGCCTTATTCACTAAGCTGGCGAATTTAGTAAAGCGGCATTATGCTCATTATACGTTATCAATGGGTTTAAGCGAATTACTGGCCGATTTTCGGTGGGTCGGACTCTATGAGGGTCAGTTGAGGCCCCCCAACTTGGATGAATTAGTCTCGGTAATCCCGGAGAAGTACTTTAAGGGGGATAATTTGATCCTGGAGACGGAAC from Hydrogenispora ethanolica includes the following:
- the cas5b gene encoding type I-B CRISPR-associated protein Cas5b — translated: MKILVFDIWSDFGHFRKYYTTSSPLTFSFPPPPTVAGMLGAIIGSNKESYLRDFSLDNMRLGIQLINPVRKIRLGINLINTKDNYWKPVHKKKHAPRTPIRTEFLHNPAFRIYIHHQDDALFTKLANLVKRHYAHYTLSMGLSELLADFRWVGLYEGQLRPPNLDELVSVIPEKYFKGDNLILETERRYFKERIPVYMTPERIVESYDNVIWEAEGKPLRLGNRTKEQIIVLENGDKICYF